A single Argentina anserina chromosome 7, drPotAnse1.1, whole genome shotgun sequence DNA region contains:
- the LOC126801710 gene encoding LOW QUALITY PROTEIN: uncharacterized protein At2g29880-like (The sequence of the model RefSeq protein was modified relative to this genomic sequence to represent the inferred CDS: deleted 1 base in 1 codon) — protein sequence MGDTQQDVKKKGNYEQWTKEESNALLELMVDGATRGWRDNSGIFTKQTVEEMILPALNNKLGCHKTYNNYQSRLKWFKKCWSAYNTLFRFSSGFGFDSNTKKFTASDEVWEDYIKAHPTYSHFRYGSFPDYEDLELAIGNGVAVGKNSIGLGNNVTDATTLDVGERGDISIDNFEYDVENEVFVRPTQNDPTLRSSSPLGCPEVLEVPKHRRNKNKRGRAEYEGSSSSSGNISQGGIMEQLNKLTTTFEGVYSLLEKRESLLEKREMERGYTTWDVIMEIPNLDEDTCLMAFGLLNTKTKKDGFLKMTSTQRANWIFRKMQEQ from the exons ATGGGTGATACTCAACAAGAtgtcaaaaaaaaagggaac TATGAACAGTGGACTAAGGAAGAGAGCAATGCATTGTTAGAACTCATGGTTGATGGTGCCACTCGGGGATGGCGTGACAATAGTGGAATTTTTACCAAGCAAACAGTAGAAGAAATGATACTTCCTGCTCTTAACAACAAACTTGGGTGTCATAAGACCTACAACAATTACCAAAGCCGATTGAAATGGTTTAAAAAATGTTGGTCTGCTTATAATACTCTTTTCCGATTCAGCTCTGGTTTTGGgtttgactcaaatacaaagaAGTTCACTGCATCAGATGAAGTATGGGAAGATTACATAAAG gCTCACCCTACCTATTCTCATTTCCGCTATGGATCATTTCCTGATTATGAAGACTTGGAATTGGCTATTGGGAATGGTGTTGCTGTTGGAAAAAACTCAATTGGGTTAGGTAATAATGTTACTGATGCAACGACATTAGACGTTGGTGAGAGAGGAGATATAAGCATAGATAACTTTGAGTATGATGTTGAGAATGAAGTGTTTGTGAGGCCAACTCAAAATGATCCAACATTACGCTCTTCATCACCTCTAGGATGTCCTGAAGTTTTAGAGGTTCCCAAGCatagaagaaacaaaaacaaaagaggtAGAGCTGAGTATGAAGGAAGTTCTAGCTCAAGTGGAAACATCTCTCAAGGTGGCATTATGGAACAACTTAATAAACTCACGACCACTTTCGAAGGAGTTTACAGCCTTTTGGAGAAAAGAGAAAGTCTATTAGAGAAAAGAGAAATGGAGAGAGGATATACAACTTGGGATGTCATCATGGAGATTCCAAATTTGGATGAAGATACTTGTTTAATGGCGTTTGGCTTGCTtaacaccaaaacaaaaaaggatgGCTTCTTGAAGATGACTTCTACACAGCGAGCAAACTGGATATTCCGCAAGATGCAAGAGCAATAG
- the LOC126801700 gene encoding transcription elongation factor TFIIS has protein sequence MEKELLEVFDDVTKAADAAKSCDGGAEESQCLEALDRLKNFPVSYQLLVSTQVGKRLKNLTKHPRKKIQSFALGLMEVWKKIVIDETSKNDVKNGRYERKDSLKREASNLNSPRAEKVQKLGAAKVEKVPKAEQGDAKPSPEKAYSSESGTTDCKVENHNVVKTEKAPSAGNVKVEQETREVKKPVSGPPKLATIPKTNDQARDRIRGFLHEALSKVYQDSVNDGRFVDLVNACDPIRVAVTVESVLFESWGGSNGSQKAKYRSLIFNLKDQKNPDFRRKVLLGYIKAERLVDMSTTEMASDERQSENKKFEEKALFECEVGGPPKATTDQFKCGRCGKRKTTYYQMQTRSADEPMTTYVTCVNCDNRWKFC, from the exons ATGGAGAAGGAGTTGTTGGAGGTGTTTGATGACGTCACGAAAGCCGCCGACGCCGCGAAATCGTGCGACGGTGGCGCCGAGGAGAGTCAGTGCCTGGAGGCTCTGGACCGCCTCAAGAATTTCCCCGTCTCTTATCAGCTCCTCGTTTCAACCCAA GTTGGGAAGCGTCTTAAGAATCTGACGAAGCATCCCAGGAAGAAAATCCAGAGCTTTGCGCTTGGCCTGATGGAGGTGTGGAAAAAGATTGTCATCGACGAAACATCGAAAAATGATGTGAAGAATGGCAGGTATGAGAGGAAAGACTCTCTAAAGCGTGAGGCTTCGAATCTGAATAGTCCCAGGGCTGAGAAGGTTCAGAAATTGGGAGCTGCGAAGGTGGAGAAGGTCCCCAAGGCTGAACAGGGTGATGCTAAACCAAGCCCTGAGAAAGCATATAGTTCGGAAAGTGGGACAACGGATTGTAAGGTTGAAAATCATAATGTTGTCAAGACTGAGAAAGCTCCCTCAGCGGGTAATGTCAAGGTTGAACAGGAAACCAGAGAAGTGAAGAAACCTGTTTCTGGTCCCCCAAAGTTGGCAACGATACCAAAGACTAATGATCAAGCAAGGGACAGAATTAGGGGATTCCTGCATGAGGCTTTGTCCAAGGTCTACCAGGATTCTGTGAATGATGGGAGATTTGTGGATCTAGTGAATGCATGCGATCCTATTAGAGTTGCTGTTACAGTGGAGTCTGTGTTGTTTGAGAGCTGGGGTGGTTCCAACGGGTCCCAGAAGGCTAAGTATCGGTCACTAATATTTAACCTGAAGGACCAAAAGAACCCAGATTTTCGTAGAAAAGTTCTTCTTGGATATATCAAGGCAGAGAGGCTTGTCGACATGTCCACAACTGAAATGGCTAGTGATGAGAGGCAATCAGAAAATAAGAAGTTCGAAGAAAAGGCACTGTTTGAATGTGAGGTTGGAGGTCCACCAAAAGCCACAACTGATCAATTCAAATGTGGTCGATGTGGGAAACGCAAGACCACCTACTACCAGATGCAGACTCGGAGTGCTGATGAACCTATGACAACATATGTAACATGTGTAAACTGCGATAACCGTTGGAAGTTCTGTTAG
- the LOC126803783 gene encoding LOW QUALITY PROTEIN: rhodanese-like domain-containing protein 7 (The sequence of the model RefSeq protein was modified relative to this genomic sequence to represent the inferred CDS: inserted 5 bases in 3 codons; substituted 1 base at 1 genomic stop codon): MRSGRKRRYRPSLSLRMLSSPSPPSLNPNPRFHPNSSISDSSPNLRRLQLFFNPIPNPVGISHWNPRSMTLSRCLSGSTNPVPISSLPESDSVSWIMILLVSFYKFADFADCARLRQPLKQLCEDLRVSGGIILAPEGIXGIICGSRESVEKVIEFIQSDDRLRGLRRLDSPVSPEDEAIHHGHSSSSPLAAGEDAPFRWDHVRVKLKEIVTLGMPAVSPTKKVGKYVSPRERNVLLVVIDVRNDYETRIGKFKGAVDPCTKVFWEFPSWVEGQFQSSEPENGHTEPNANISDGSTKNQPEISEPKTPPRVAMYCTGGIRCEKAXVYHLEGGILKYLEEVPQKESXWGEGECFVFDXRVSVEHGLVQGSHKLCYGCKQPVSDADMETPHWEYGVSCPYCYSSKSIEEKERARARQRQFETWGITGGPDKGREPDASK, encoded by the exons ATGAGATCAGGCAGGAAG CGCCGGTACAGACCATCACTCTCCCTGAGAATGCTATCGTCACCCTCACCCCCTTccctaaaccctaaccctagatTTCACCCCAACTCTTCAATCTCCGATTCAAGCCCCAATCTTCGCCGccttcaactcttcttcaatCCAATTCCAAACCCAGTTGGGATTTCTCACTGGAACCCTCGAAGTATGACACTTTCTAGATGCTTATCCGGGTCAACCAACCCGGTACCCATTTCGAGCTTACCCGAATCCGATTCGG TTTCATGGATTATGATCCTATTAGTCTCCTTCTACAAGTTCGCTGATTTTGCTGACTGTGCTCGTTTAAGGCAACCATTGAAGCAGCTCTGCGAGGATTTG CGCGTTTCAGGTGGTATCATACTTGCGCCGGAAGGGA ATGGCATCATATGCGGGAGCAGGGAGTCGGTGGAGAAAGTTATTGAGTTCATTCAAAGTGATGACCGGTTAAGGGGGCTAAGAAGATTGGATTCGCCTGTGAGTCCGGAGGATGAAGCTATTCATCATGGACACAGTAGTAGTTCTCCTCTGGCTGCAGGGGAAGATGCGCCCTTTCGGTGGGATCATGTGAGGGTCAAGTTGAAGGAG ATTGTTACTCTTGGCATGCCTGCTGTATCACCTACCAAAAAGGTCGGGAAGTATGTGAGTCCAAGGGAAAGGAATGTACTATTA GTTGTAATTGATGTGCGCAATGACTATGAAACTAGAATTGGAAAGTTTAAAGGAGCAGTTGATCCGTGTACAAAAGTGTTCTGGGAGTTCCCTTCTTGGGTGGAGGGCCAGTTCCAATCTTCTGAACCTGAGAATGGGCATACGGAACCAAATGCCAACATTTCAGATGGAAGCACCAAAAATCAACCAGAGATTTCAGAACCAAAAACTCCACCTCGTGTTGCAATGTACTGTACTGGGGGCATTAGATGTGAGAAAGCTTAGGTTTATCATCTAGAAGGTGGGATTTTAAAATATCTTGAGGAAGTTCCACAGAAAGAGAG GTGGGGGGAGGGAGAGTGTTTTGTCTTTGA AAGAGTCTCCGTCGAGCATGGTTTAGTACAAGGAAGCCACAAGTTATGCTATGGGTGTAAGCAGCCAGTCAGTGATGCTGATATGGAGACCCCTCATTGGGAATACGGGGTTTCCTGTCCCTATTGCTACTCGTCAAAGTCTATCGAAGAGAAGGAAAGGGCAAGAGCTCGACAGAGGCAATTTGAGACATGGGGAATCACCGGTGGTCCAGACAAGGGCCGTGAACCAGATGCTAGCAAGTAG
- the LOC126801702 gene encoding WRKY DNA-binding transcription factor 70: MATTWLEALPADHRRIIVNQLVHGQKRARELHSLLNNGGEDGSTSRQKEELVMEIVTSFTQSLSVLNESSKLCGGDDHHSGTTGCGGGEIVKAEQSHVEHSHCGDRNSEDSGESKKKPGLKDRRGCYKRRKNSESWTMVSSTVDDGQAWRKYGQKEILNAPYPRAYFRCTRKYDQGCQATKQVQQCQDTPKLYNTTYIGKHTCKNIIGAPQIIMGSHAPPRATVSSESGSTTAICNEKEHNGDHGGYPSISSSMIPFIPVKKEECKEGTTSSDLTDNLNNTSNMWPEMDFGFPETTVMSSMEYLDMDLELEKSISFEKFDFDEVVFT; this comes from the exons ATGGCTACAACTTGGCTTGAAGCACTGCCGGCCGATCACAGGAGGATCATTGTGAACCAGCTAGTTCACGGCCAGAAGAGGGCGAGGGAGCTTCACTCCCTGCTCAACAACGGCGGCGAGGATGGTTCGACTTCGCGTCAGAAGGAGGAGCTTGTGATGGAGATAGTTACGTCTTTCACTCAGAGTCTATCTGTTCTGAACGAGTCATCTAAGCTGTGTGGTGGTGATGACCATCACTCCGGTACTACTGGCTGCGGAGGCGGTGAGATTGTTAAAGCGGAGCAGTCTCATGTGGAACATTCGCATTGCGGTGACCGGAACTCTGAAGATTCCGGCGAAAGCAAGAAGAAGCCGGGTTTGAAGGATCGGAGAGGTTGCTACAAGCGAAG AAAGAACTCAGAGTCATGGACAATGGTTTCATCCACAGTTGATGATGGTCAGGCTTGGAGGAAATATGGCCAGAAGGAAATCCTCAATGCTCCATATCCAAG GGCTTACTTCAGATGTACCCGCAAGTATGATCAAGGTTGCCAGGCAACCAAGCAAGTCCAACAATGCCAAGACACCCCAAAACTGTACAATACCACCTACATTGGAAAACACACGTGCAAAAACATAATCGGGGCTCCACAGATTATCATGGGTTCTCATGCTCCTCCTAGAGCTACTGTTAGCTCAGAATCTGGATCGACCACTGCGATTTGCAATGAGAAAGAACATAATGGCGATCATGGTGGTTATCCTTCTATCTCATCGTCGATGATACCCTTCATTCCGGTGAAGAAAGAAGAGTGCAAGGAGGGGACGACGTCGAGTGATCTAACGGACAACCTTAATAATACAAGTAATATGTGGCCGGAGATGGATTTTGGGTTCCCTGAGACTACTGTGATGTCGAGTATGGAGTACTTGGACATGGACTTGGAGTTGGAGAAGTCTATTAGTTTCGAGaagtttgattttgatgaagtTGTTTTTACTTAG
- the LOC126801712 gene encoding uncharacterized protein LOC126801712 — MVKGREVSSYRNRHGIQSQNVLAACNFDLEFMYVLSGWEGSAHDSKLLNDALSKFFLVDCGFANRHQFLSPLRGVRYHLKDFGGQGRHPRNASELFNLRHASLRNVIERIFGIFKSRFTIFKTAPPFQFLTQAELVLACAGLHNFLRKECRSDEFPSEQEDDQSSPFLDMEDENLELLSQSQRQQRAEANAWRTTIADAMWDDRPRNDDDENEDDQDNENNEEHMDGENQEVNDDNEMGEYAAF; from the exons ATGGTGAAGGGCCGAGAAGTAAGTAGCTATCGGAACCGTCATGGAATTCAATCTCAAAACGTTTTGGCAGCATGCAACTTCGATTTGGAATTCATGTATGTGCTTAGTGGGTGGGAAGGTTCGGCAcatgattcaaaattgctaAATGATGCATTATC TAAATTTTTTCTTGTGGATTGTGGATTTGCTAATCGACACCAATTTTTGTCTCCATTACGCGGTGTACGATACCATTTAAAAGATTTTGGTGGTCAAGGTCGTCACCCGAGAAATGCTAGTGAGTTATTCAATCTCCGCCATGCATCATTGAGGAATGTGATTGAAAGAATATTTGGTATCTTTAAATCGCGGTTTACAATTTTCAAAACCGCACCTCCATTCCAATTTTTGACACAAGCGGAGTTAGTGTTAGCTTGTGCCGGACTACACAACTTTCTTAGAAAAGAATGTCGCTCCGATGAATTTCCAAGTGAACAAGAAGATGATCAATCTTCACCATTTCTTGACATGGAAGATGAAAATCTTGAATTGCTTTCTCAAAGCCAACGACAACAAAGAGCGGAAGCTAATGCTTGGAGAACTACTATTGCCGATGCTATGTGGGATGATAGGCCAagaaatgatgatgatgaaaatgaagacGATCAAGACAATGAGAATAATGAGGAACACATGGATGGTGAGAATCAAGAGGTTAATGATGATAATGAAATGGGAGAATATGCTGCATTCTAA
- the LOC126803781 gene encoding WRKY transcription factor 55, translated as MDPLQHRSITTAHISYPFKFHHNIFKNTTSQTKQTMNTISETASLIQQGCNLARDLESNLSNLLAKQPETVSKSLDQIMRAFSAAKERLQSSTSSAAQQDPMSSYVHVVQQQQQIDACLQEWLRCNYTQAMEDRYIQTQRFTAEKSSAATPSDIKDSGADKLQGQIHQAMDHVATVVSHEINAVSSSQSRSRRRRDHGEIRKLTVPAPHFGNTEIPPEDGFTWRKYGQKEIMGSTFPRGYYRCTHQKLYNCPAKKQVQRLDNDPLTYEVMYRGDHTCHMSSTAPSILPLSDQIKEETMIEGHSATTQSLGTWLSMDFNARGGGSSGGGHSDDDRLGTTSITTTTRYGKDVEFPVVDLADAMFNSGSSSSNSMDFMFTSSMDSKWESGDKKN; from the exons CACAGAAGCATCACCACAGCACACATTAGTTACCCTTTTAAATTTCACCACaacattttcaaaaatacgaCAAGCCAAACCAAGCAAACCATGAATACCATTAGTGAAACCGCTTCGTTAATTCAGCAAGGTTGCAATTTGGCTAGAGACCTGGAATCAAACCTTTCCAACTTATTGGCAAAACAACCTGAAACTGTTTCCAAATCCTTGGACCAAATCATGAGGGCTTTCAGTGCAGCTAAAGAGAGACTGCAGAGTAGTACTAGTAGTGCTGCACAACAAGACCCTATGAGTTCATACGTTCATGTcgtgcagcagcagcagcagattGATGCGTGCTTGCAGGAATGGCTGAGGTGTAACTACACACAGGCAATGGAGGATCGTTACATCCAAACGCAGCGCTTCACAGCCGAAAAGAGTAGTGCTGCTACTCCATCCGATATAAAGGATTCTGGAGCTGACAAACTTCAAGGCCAAATCCATCAGGCAATGGATCATGTTGCAACAGTAGTTTCTCATGAAATCAATGCGGTTTCGTCCTCACAAAGCAGATCACGAAGAAG GAGGGATCATGGGGAAATTCGTAAATTGACCGTGCCGGCACCTCATTTTGGGAATACTGAAATCCCGCCAGAGGATGGCTTCACTTGGCGAAAATACGGCCAGAAGGAGATCATGGGAAGTACGTTCCCAAG GGGCTACTATAGGTGTACCCATCAAAAATTATACAATTGCCCAGCCAAGAAGCAAGTTCAGAGGCTTGATAATGATCCCTTAACATATGAAGTAATGTACAGAGGTGACCATACATGTCATATGTCGTCCACTGCACCCTCAATTCTACCACTATCTGATCAAATTAAGGAAGAGACTATGATCGAAGGTCATTCAGCAACCACTCAATCCTTAGGAACATGGCTCTCCATGGACTTCAATGCGAGAGGTGGAGGAAGCAGCGGCGGCGGCCACAGTGATGATGATAGGTTAGGTACGACGTCGATCACGACGACCACGCGTTATGGGAAAGATGTTGAGTTTCCGGTGGTGGATTTGGCTGATGCAATGTTTAACTCAGGGAGTAGCAGCAGTAATAGTATGGACTTCATGTTCACTTCGTCTATGGACAGTAAATGGGAGTCCGGCGACAAGAAAAATTGA